From Microbacterium rhizosphaerae:
CAGCGTGACCGCATCTCGGCGACGGTGGAGGCGCTCGGCTACACCGCGTACGAGTCGTGGACGAACTTCGTCCTGTTCGGCGACGTCGACGATCCGCACGCCACATGGCAGCAGCTGTACGACCGCGGCGTGCTGATCCGCGACATCGGGATCCCGCACAGCCTGCGCGTCACGGCGGGAACGGAGGAGGAGACGACCGCGTTCCTCGATGCCCTCGCCTCGCTAGAATCGGCGTCATGACGTCCGCCCGCACCGCCTCCGTCCGCCGTGCGACGAGCGAGTCCACGGTCGAGCTCGAGCTCAATCTCGACGGCACCGGTGTCAGCCGCATCGACACCACGGTGCCCTTCTTCGACCACATGCTGACGGCGTTCGCGAAGCACTCCCTGACCGACCTCACGGTGCGCGCCTCGGGCGATACCGACATCGACGCTCACCACACCGTCGAGGACGTCTCCATCGTCCTCGGGCAGGCGATCCGCGAGGCGCTCGGCGACAAGTCGGGCATCTCGCGCTACGGCGACGCGATCGTCCCCCTGGACGAGGCGCTCGCGCAGGCCGTCGTCGACATCAGCGGACGTCCGTTCCTCGTCCACGAGGGTGAGCCCGCCGGGTTCGAGTACCACCTCATCGGCGGCCACTTCACCGGTTCGCTCGTGCGCCACTCGTTCGAGGCCATCGCGTTCCACGGCGGCATGACCGTGCACGTGCGCGTGCTCGGCGGCCGCGACCCGCACCACATCGCCGAGGCCGAGTACAAGGCCCTCGCGCGCGCCTTCCGGCAGGCCAAAGCCCTCGACCCGCAGGTCGTCGGCATCCCGAGCACCAAGGGCGCCCTGTGAGCTCCCGCCCGCTCGTCGCCGTCCTCGACTACGGCAGCGGCAACGTGCACTCCGCCGTGAAAGCGCTCGACGCCGCGGGTGCCGACGCGCGCCTCACCGCGGATCGCGCCCTCATCCGGGATGCCGACGGGCTCGTCGTCCCCGGCGTCGGAGCCTTCCGTGCCGTGATGGACGCGCTGCGCGCGATCCGCGCCGACGAGATCATCGACCGCCGCCTCGCCGGAGGCCGTGCCGTCCTGGGCATCTGCGTCGGGATGCAGGTCATGTTCGATCGCGGCGTGGAGCGCGGGGACGACACCGAGGGCCTCGGCGAGTGGCCGGGCGTCGTGACCGAACTGGACGCGCCGGTGCTCCCGCACATGGGCTGGGACACGGTGCGCGCGGGCGACGACTCGAGGCTGTTCGCGGGCATCGAGGACGAGCGCTTCTACTTCGTGCACTCGTTCGCAGCGCAGCAGTGGCACCTCAACGACACCGCGCCGCTGCGTGAGCCGATCCTGACGTGGTGCGACTACGGCTCGCCGTTCCTCGCCGCCGTCGAGAACGGGCCGCTGTCGGCCACGCAGTTCCACCCCGAGAAGTCGGGGGATGCCGGCATCCGTCTGCTGACCAACTGGATCGCGACGCTCTGACGTCGCGCGGCGACGAGTCGCCGCATCCATCGCCTGAAGAAACACGAGAGACTCCATGACCCTGTTCTCCGACACCCCGCGTCTCGTCCTGCTGCCCGCCGTCGACGTCGCCGACGGCAAGGCCGTGCGCCTGACACAGGGCGAGGCCGGCAGCGAGACGAGCTACGGAGACCCCGTGGATGCCGCGCGGGCCTGGGCGGATCAGGGCGCGGAGTGGATCCACCTCGTCGACCTCGACGCCGCATTCGGCCGCGGAAGCAACGCGTCGATCCTCCGCCGCGTGATCCACCAGGTGCGCGGAGTGCGGATCGAGCTGTCCGGTGGCATCCGCGACGACGATTCGCTCGAGGCGGCCCTCGAGGCCGGCGCGA
This genomic window contains:
- the hisB gene encoding imidazoleglycerol-phosphate dehydratase HisB yields the protein MTSARTASVRRATSESTVELELNLDGTGVSRIDTTVPFFDHMLTAFAKHSLTDLTVRASGDTDIDAHHTVEDVSIVLGQAIREALGDKSGISRYGDAIVPLDEALAQAVVDISGRPFLVHEGEPAGFEYHLIGGHFTGSLVRHSFEAIAFHGGMTVHVRVLGGRDPHHIAEAEYKALARAFRQAKALDPQVVGIPSTKGAL
- the hisH gene encoding imidazole glycerol phosphate synthase subunit HisH; translated protein: MSSRPLVAVLDYGSGNVHSAVKALDAAGADARLTADRALIRDADGLVVPGVGAFRAVMDALRAIRADEIIDRRLAGGRAVLGICVGMQVMFDRGVERGDDTEGLGEWPGVVTELDAPVLPHMGWDTVRAGDDSRLFAGIEDERFYFVHSFAAQQWHLNDTAPLREPILTWCDYGSPFLAAVENGPLSATQFHPEKSGDAGIRLLTNWIATL